In Malassezia vespertilionis chromosome 4, complete sequence, the DNA window cttgctgcgcttcccTGTGGACCAAGAAGAGCAAATGCTGCAGGGGCTTGGATACAAGGATGCGCTTTCGACGCCGCTGGCAAAAGCGCTCAGCGACgcgtacggcgcgctcgtAACGCTGCACGTCCGCCCGGCCAAGAATCGTCGCGAAATTGCGGTAGTGGCGACGTTTGCCGATATCGACAATGCATGGAGAGCGGTCGAAGATGGGAGCGCactgcgatgcacgcacgcactgcTTGAGGAATGCTGGATGGGATGGTCGGACGTGCATGGACGTGTGCGaaacgatgcgccgccgctggtgACATACTACAAGAAACACGGCATCTCGCCTGCCGATGCATCCTCAACACTTTCGAAAACACCTGGGGATACAAAGATCGATCCCGTCTATGAAGCGGATACGCTTGTGCGACTACGTACAGCAACCAATCCTACTCCTTGATGCCGTGGGACGATTTCCTTCGGAAGATGGCCTAGATACCCGTTAGTTCATGCAGAAAACGCACCTGATCACGCAGCCATTGGCGGTATGCATGCAGCGATCCGATCTTCTCTCCGTAGTAGTCTGGAACAGGATTGTGCATCACTTGGCGCGACGGGTCGGCGCGCATCTTGCGAATATGTTGGTAAAACTGGCGATCGCGCTGTGCtatttgcgccgctttgtGCCGATGAAAAAGCGACCATGCCACATTCCCAATAGATGGACCAATAAGCCATCCCGCGCCGACACATGCCAGTGTCGCGCCGATATTCACAAACAGGGGGTCGATCTGTGATCAGAGTCGAACGCATACGTACACCAAACAGCATTTGACCCGGCTCTACTTCCTGTGTAAGGAAGTAAGAGCCTGAAAATACGGCTGTTAACAGCATGGTGGGAATAGTCGCAACAATGCCGACCatacggcgctgcttgcgcaaacgcaagTCTAAATGAGCAAAGtgaaaaaaaaaaaggaAAAAGGAAAAAGACACGTACAAGTATCCcacggcagcggcggctCCTCGCTCGCATTGGTCGTATAATTTTGTGCACTGCACATCCTCGGAAGCATGCGCGAAACGAGCAGTCCCccgcgcacgcccggcACCATCCGTAAACCcacaatgcgcagcatcgtTTTAGACCCGCAGGCGTGCAGCCGCGCACGGTGCGGTTTTGCACGTGATATTTCAcgtgccaagcagctgccGCGGCCGCATCCGCCTTCTTTATTCAATTCGCACTTGGAAGTAGGATCGAAAGCATGGCGATAACTGCGCCGTTCCAGCGGCCGCCGAAAGATTTGCGGCCGCAGACAGAGGATGTTACTGCAACGAAAGGAAACGATTTTGAAGACTACTTTTtgaagcgcgagctgctcatGGGCATCTTTGAGGCTGGGTTCGAGCGACCCTCCCCCATCCAAGAAGAGTCCATCCCTATTGCGCTTTCTGGCCGCGACATtttggcgcgtgcaaagaACGGTACGGGTAAGACGGCTGCGTACGTGATTCCCGCCTTAGAGCGAATCAATACTAAGAAGGACAAGATCCAAGCCGTACTGCTTGTCCCCACACGtgagctcgcgctgcagacgaGCCAGGTAGCCAAGACACTCGGCAAGCACTTAAGCGTTGAGATTATGGTGAGCACGGGTGGTACGTCGTTGCGCGATGATATCATGCGTTTGGATCAGCCAGTGCAAATGCTTGTCGGCACGCCGGGTCGTATACTGGACCTTGCGGGCAAAGGCATAGCGGATCTGAGCCAGTGCACAGCGTTTGTGATGGACGAGGCAGACAAGCTGCTTTCTCCCGAGTTCACACCTGTCgtggagcagctgctttCGCACCTGCCCAAGGAACGCCAAGTAATGCTTTTTTCTGCGACCTTTCCGTTAATTGTGAAAGACTTTAAGGATAAACACATGGTCAAGCC includes these proteins:
- the PAM17 gene encoding TIM23 complex component (EggNog:ENOG503P3WS; BUSCO:EOG09264HN5; COG:U; TransMembrane:2 (i56-78o98-123i)), which codes for MLRIVGLRMVPGVRGGLLVSRMLPRMCSAQNYTTNASEEPPLPWDTYLRLRKQRRMVGIVATIPTMLLTAVFSGSYFLTQEVEPGQMLFGIDPLFVNIGATLACVGAGWLIGPSIGNVAWSLFHRHKAAQIAQRDRQFYQHIRKMRADPSRQVMHNPVPDYYGEKIGSLHAYRQWLRDQVRFLHELTGI